The Afipia sp. P52-10 sequence GTTCACCGGCGAGGCGATTGCCGATGTCGTCAGCGGCATCGCTGCGCGTGGTGCGCTGGCCCGTTGCGACGGCGTGCTCTCCGGCTACATGGGCGATGCGGCGATCGGCGAGGCCATCCTCGGCGCGGTTGCGCAGGTGAAAGCCGTGCGGCCGGATGCGCTCTACTGCTGCGATCCGGTGATCGGCGACGTCGGCCGCGGCGTCTTCGTGCGGCCGGGCATTCCGGAGTTCATGAAGGCGCGGGCGGTGGCGGCCGCCGACATCATCACGCCGAACCACTTCGAGCTTGAGCTGCTTGCGGGCCGCGAGGCGCGGACGGCGGCGGACCTCGCCGCTGCGCTCGATGCGGTGCATGCGCTCGGGCCACAGGTGGTGGTTGTGACCAGCCTGCTTCTGACCGACACGCCGCCGGGCGTGATCGATCTCGTGGTCTCTTCGCCCAACGGCCGTTTCCGCGTGCGCACGCCGCTGCTGCCGGTGTCGGTGAACGGCGCGGGTGATGCGATCGCGGCGCTGTTCTTCGTGCATTATCTGGAAACGCGCGACGCGGGCGAAGCGCTGGCGCGGGCGGCGTCGTCGGTCTACGGCCTGCTGAAACGCACCGCGGACGCCGGTTCGCGTGAGATTCTGCTAATCGCTGCGCAGGACGAATTCGTCAACCCGACGGCACGGTTCGAGGTGGAGCGGGTTTGAAGTTGCCGCCAATCTTCATGGGTGAACGTCCATGAGGTTGTCATTCCGGGGCGCGAGCAACCGAACTCGGGTCTACCCGAGTTCGGCATTCTTCATGTCCAAGTCGGCAACGGCCGACTTGGATGCGAGCGAACCCGGAATCCATAAACCCTGTCCACGCGAATGAGATGCGGCTTCAGTCAACTCACGCTTTGAAAGTCTTGCTGAGACCGGGCGTATGGATTCCGGGCCCGCGCCGAGATGGCGCGTCCCGAATGACGGCTGAGTGTGGTGAAGCATCTCGCAACCGTAGCGAAGCAAGGCTCGTTACAACACGTCCTTCTCCGCAGCACTCGCCAGCAGCACGCGCTCGTCGTCGCGGAATTGCGGCACTGCCTTCGAGGCCGTGTCGAACACCATCGTCGTCCGCTCCGGCACGGTGTAGG is a genomic window containing:
- the pdxY gene encoding pyridoxal kinase PdxY, which gives rise to MNILSIQSWVAYGHVGNAAAVFPMQRLGHEVWAVNTVQFSNHTGYGAWTGSVFTGEAIADVVSGIAARGALARCDGVLSGYMGDAAIGEAILGAVAQVKAVRPDALYCCDPVIGDVGRGVFVRPGIPEFMKARAVAAADIITPNHFELELLAGREARTAADLAAALDAVHALGPQVVVVTSLLLTDTPPGVIDLVVSSPNGRFRVRTPLLPVSVNGAGDAIAALFFVHYLETRDAGEALARAASSVYGLLKRTADAGSREILLIAAQDEFVNPTARFEVERV